Proteins found in one Oncorhynchus mykiss isolate Arlee chromosome 3, USDA_OmykA_1.1, whole genome shotgun sequence genomic segment:
- the LOC110520422 gene encoding V-set domain-containing T-cell activation inhibitor 1 → MASFGQIILWGLIVSIFVTAGLIILILSVSFSGQGLGGSKGTVDSIDKWPIGYLGEDVILSCKFKTSTNSRESTSQVSITWTKEGLSEVVYKYDKGAVQLTEQNPQFKNRTLLFSDAIGGGNASLLLRDIKVGDNGVYYCSVSTPSCSGNASVNLRAAAFSAPKFKRVNSTLTAEAERWFPKPNITWLDVNDNVLNESETSFFNNSAGITRFISSLQPIKLYGSYTCIIQNPLVKAISQATIKDTEISAKTFFSFNTSAAPPILLPQWHVLAATASVFLWIYQLT, encoded by the exons ATGGCCTCATTTGGACAGATAATCTTGTGGGG CTTGATAGTCAGTATCTTCGTAACTGCTGGACTCATCATTCTCATCTTGTCTGTGTCATTTTCAG GTCAGGGCTTAGGGGGTTCCAAGGGCACTGTGGATAGCATTGACAAGTGGCCCATCGGGTACTTGGGAGAGGATGTCATCTTGAGCTGCAAGTTCAAGACTTCCACTAACAGCAGGGAATCGACCAGTCAGGTGTCAATCACCTGGACGAAGGAGGGGCTAAGTGAAGTGGTGTACAAGTATGATAAAGGCGCAGTCCAGCTGACGGAGCAAAACCCCCAGTTTAAAAATAGAACCCTGCTGTTCTCAGATGCCATAGGTGGAGGCAATGCCTCCCTGTTGCTGAGGGACATAAAAGTGGGAGACAATGGGGTGTACTACTGCAGTGTGAGCACTCCTAGTTGCTCGGGAAATGCCAGTGTTAACCTCAGAGCTGCAG CTTTCTCAGCCCCCAAATTCAAGCGGGTAAACTCTACCCTAAcggcagaggcagagagatggTTCCCCAAACCAAACATCACCTGGTTGGACGTCAATGACAACGTCCTGAACGAGAGTGAAACTAGCTTCTTCAACAACTCCGCCGGGATAACTCGATTCATCAGCTCCCTtcagccaatcaaattgtatgGCAGCTACACCTGCATCATCCAAAACCCTCTGGTGAAGGCTATCTCCCAGGCAACCATCAAAG aTACAGAGATATCAGCAAAGACTTTCTTCTCCTTCAATACTTCAGCTGCACCACCCATACTACTACCTCAATGGCACGTTCTCGCAGCTACGGCCAGTGTTTTTCTCTGGATCTACCAGCTAACCTGA